The following are encoded in a window of Struthio camelus isolate bStrCam1 chromosome Z, bStrCam1.hap1, whole genome shotgun sequence genomic DNA:
- the LOC138064437 gene encoding protein fem-1 homolog C, protein MDLKTAVFNAARDGKLRLLSKLLASKTKEEMALLMSEKTNGATPLLMAARYGHLDMVEYLLDHCSASIEVGGSVNFDGETIEGAPPLWAASAAGHLKVVQCLLDHGASVNNTTLTNSTPLRAACFDGHLEIVKYLVEHKADLEVSNRHGHTCLMISCYKGHKEIAQYLLEKGADVNRKSVKGNTALHDCAESGSLEIMKMLLKYCAKMEKDGYGMTPLLSASVTGHTNIVDFLTQHVQTSKTERINALELLGATFVDKKRDLLGALKYWKRAMEMRYSDRTNILSKPVPQTLIMAYDYAKEVNSSEELENLIADPDEMRMQALLIRERILGPSHPDTSYYIRYRGAVYADSGNFKRCINLWKYALDMQQSNLDPLSPMTASSLLSFAELFSFMLQDRAKGLLGTTVTFDDLMGILCKSVLEIERAMKQTQCPPDPIQLNKALSIILHLICLLEKVPCSSEQEHFKKQTIYKFLKLQPRGKNNFSPLHLAVDKNTTCVGRYPVCKFPSLQVTAILVECGADVNVRDSDNNSPLHIAALNNHPDIMNLLIKSGSHFDATNSHKQTASDLLDEKEIAKNLIQPINHTTLQCLAARVIVNHNIYYTGHIPEKLENFVLLHR, encoded by the exons ATGGATCTAAAGACAGCAGTGTTCAATGCAGCTCGTGATGGCAAGCTGCGGCTCCTTTCCAAGTTACtggcaagcaaaacaaaagaagagatggCCTTACTTATGTCAGAAAAAACCAATGGTGCCACACCACTTCTGATGGCGGCCCGTTACGGGCACCTTGACATGGTGGAGTACTTGCTGGACCATTGCTCTGCTTCCATAGAAGTTGGTGGTTCGGTGAATTTTGATGGTGAAACCATTGAGGGAGCCCCACCGTTATGGGCAGCGTCAGCTGCTGGTCACTTGAAGGTGGTTCAGTGTCTGTTAGATCATGGTGCATCCGTCAACAACACAACTCTGACAAATTCAACGCCGCTTAGAGCTGCCTGTTTTGATGGTCACCTGGAAATAGTAAAATATCTCGTGGAGCACAAAGCGGACTTGGAAGTATCAAACCGTCATGGGCATACATGCTTGATGATCTCCTGTTACAAGGGCCACAAAGAAATTGCTCAGTATTTACTCGAAAAAGGAGCTGATGTTAACAGGAAAAGTGTTAAAG GAAACACCGCATTACATGACTGTGCAGAATCTGGAAGTCTGGAGATCATGAAGATGCTTCTCAAGTACTGCGCTAAGATGGAAAAGGATGGCTATGGAATGACTCCCCTTCTGTCAGCCAGCGTGACCGGCCACACGAATATTGTGGACTTTCTGACGCAGCATGTACAGACCAGTAAGACGGAGCGCATAAATGCTCTAGAACTTCTAGGAGCGACATTTGTGGACAAAAAGAGAGATCTGCTTGGTGCTTTGAAATACTGGAAACGAGCTATGGAGATGAGATACAGTGATAGGACTAATATCCTAAGCAAGCCTGTGCCACAAACACTAATTATGGCCTATGATTACGCTAAAGAGGTAAACAGCTCAGAAGAGCTAGAAAACCTTATTGCAGACCCTGATGAGATGAGAATGCAAGCACTATTGATTAGAGAACGTATTCTTGGTCCTTCACACCCAGATACATCCTACTATATTAGATACAGAGGTGCTGTCTATGCAGACTCTGGAAACTTCAAGCGATGCATCAACTTATGGAAATATGCTTTGGACATGCAGCAGAGCAATCTAGATCCACTGAGCCCTATGACAGCCAGCAGTTTACTGTCATTTGCTGAACTCTTCTCCTTCATGCTGCAGGATAGGGCAAAAGGTCTGCTAGGCACTACTGTTACATTTGATGATCTCATGGGTATACTGTGCAAAAGCGTCCTCGAAATAGAACGGGCTATGAAACAAACGCAGTGTCCTCCAGATCCAATACAGCTGAACAAAGCCCTTTCcatcattttgcatttaatttgctTGTTGGAAAAAGTACCTTGCAGCTCAGAACAGGAACATTTTAAGAAACAAACTATTTACAAGTTTCTTAAGCTTCAGCCTAGAGGGAAGAATAACTTCAGTCCACTTCACCTTGCTGTTGACAAGAATACTACGTGTGTGGGGCGCTACCCAGTTTGCAAATTCCCCTCTCTGCAAGTTACTGCTATACTGGTGGAATGTGGTGCTGATGTAAACGTCAGAGACTCTGATAATAACAGTCCTTTACACATTGCTGCACTGAACAACCATCCAGACATCATGAATCTTCTTATCAAGTCGGGTTCACACTTTGATGCCACAAACTCGCATAAGCAAACTGCTAGTGATTTGCTGGATGAGAAGGAAATAGCAAAAAATTTGATCCAGCCCATAAATCATACTACGTTGCAGTGTCTTGCTGCTCGTGTTATAGTGAATCATAACATATACTACACGGGACACATCCCTGAGAAATTGGAGAACTTTGTTTTGCTCCACAGATGA